Genomic DNA from Desulfurivibrio alkaliphilus AHT 2:
CAACCGGACCGGGCAGCACAGTGTTCGCGTTAATGGGCAGATTAGGATTTGTTTCGTGTGGACGCCGGAAGGCCCCGCAAGTGTTGAGATTGTCGATTATCATTAAGACGGAGTGTAGATCATGCGCAAAGTTCCCTATCCCCATCCCGGAGAAATATTGCTGGAAGAGTTTTTGAAACCCATGGGGATTACACAATACCGATTGGCTAAGGAAATCGGGGTGCCACAACGGCGCATCGGTGAGATTGTGGCCGGGACTCGTGCGGTTACCATGGATACCGGCCTTCGCCTGTCACGGTTCTTCGGTATGTCCGAGGAGTTCTGGATTGGTTTGCAGATGGATTATGATGCTGCCAAGGCAAAAGAAGCCCTGTCTCAGACACTGGCAAAAATTCGGCCTTGGCGCCAACAGGAGAACCATCCAGCCTGCTGATGCTACCCCAAAGGCGAAAGAGCTTCGGGCTTTCCAAATTATGGGGACCTGGTGGCCCGGGAACAATGGCCTCCGTGCCACGTTTCATCGGCCCCATCCGAACAAGGCCGCACTGCGTTACCGGGTGAAAGATGCCCGTCACTTTTTTGCTGAATTAATGGGCATCCTCCTCCATGAGCAAGAACCGGCGGCCAGGGAGAAATTTGAGCTTAACACCCTGCACCAGGCCATCGATTTCAAAAGCCAACGGCTGGCAATAATCGGCGCCTGAAGCAAACGGCGTTGACACCCACCCGCCCTTTCGCTAAGATCATGTTCTAGCACCCAAAACAGGGAGGTAGCAAGGTGGGCCAAGCACAACCGCTACAATTGATGACGGCGGCCGAGTACCTGCAATGGGAACCGCCCCAGCAGGAAAAACACGAGTTTATCGGTGGTGAACTGTACGCCATGGGCGGGGCCTCGCGGCGGCATGTGACCGTGACCGGTAACCTATTTGCCGAACTTGACCGCGCCCTGGAAGGCACCCCCTGCCGGGTCTACATGGCGGACATGTGGCTGCAGGTGGTTGCCGACGAGGTTTATTTTTACCCCGATGTAATGGTCACCTGCGACTCCGCC
This window encodes:
- a CDS encoding HigA family addiction module antitoxin, translating into MRKVPYPHPGEILLEEFLKPMGITQYRLAKEIGVPQRRIGEIVAGTRAVTMDTGLRLSRFFGMSEEFWIGLQMDYDAAKAKEALSQTLAKIRPWRQQENHPAC